The window AGGCTAACATGCAGAAGAACGGGGAGAGGTAGGAGAAATGGATCAAGAACATAACGACTGTGCAGGCCGGCGCACTGTCTGGCAGTGACATGGTCAGTCGAATAATAAACCAAATCAATGTAACCAGGACGGACAGAGCAATGTTAATGATGGAAACATGATGGAAGTAAGATGGGTTGTTCTGGCTCATTCGTCTCAGCGTGACGCCTTCAATGATGAGACAAATGATCAGAAAAATCATAGAAAGGACAGCTGCAATTAAACTTATTGTGGTGTTAATGAAATATGCAAGCAAAAAACTTGACCGAACGGAGAATGAGGCGGTGTGGTTGCAGTTACAGGAGACCAGTTTATCTTCTCTGAAAACCGACAAGCAACCGTTGCTGCTCCATCCTCCAAGACCTTCAAAGAGACTGAAGTCCCAGAAAATACATTCTGATTTATAAAAATTCTGATCTGATGCACGAAATATTAAtgataaatttgtaattttagcTTCTGACTGAATGAGCACAACCCTTTGACTGTAAGAATGGTCATATTCGTGTCTTGTAGAAAGCACATTGCCCATGGAAGCGAATAATATTACAGTCACTGACTGATTCCCTTCATCAGCCTCCAGAATGTCTATTTCCACTGAGGAGTTGAAGTCTGCGTTGAACGTGTTTGTGAATGTAGTTTTGTTCAGTAGAATATGAGGTGTGGTGATGCTGAAGGGTTTATTGAGCAGATGGGTTGTCATCCTCTCAAAGAAGTTCAACAGTGAAGAGCTGACACTTTTCATTTCAGCATCATCACTTTCCTCTGTTTCATTGTTGGAATCACCGTTGAGAAATGTCCATGAATCTTTTGCCTCCTCAACAGTGAGAACACCTGCAGTTTCCAGGATATTCTGGATTGAATAGAAAGATAAATACTGAAGATACTGAAGAGCATGAAGATATTAGTTTAGAGTgtcagtgaaaaaaatatacttaCTTTCATAGAATCTTGACTTATTTTCACACCGAAGAATGAAGtaatattttctacattgttGAAAATCTTAACAATGCTAGTGATGGTGGCCGGACAGTTAGTTATGTCCTTAGCATGTCTGACAGCCACTGTCCTGAGTTGCTCCAAGAATGCTGCCAGTGTAAATTTATTCAGAGCCTGTCATGTTTgaaggaagaaaatatttctattacaTCTGATTTTGACAACAAAATTTCAGTCCATACAATTATGAGCAAATGTCTAAAAATGATTCTTTCCATGATGAATTTACATCATTCGTTTGTCCTTTAGGTGACTAAACGTAACTAAAACAGCTTTAAACGCTGCATGAGGACTTTGTCACCTCAGACTGATCAAGCAGCTCATAAACAGGTGCCAGGACGCAGTTATCTTGTAGATCTCCAAATTTACCATCTTCTTTACAAACCGCCGTCTGTTCTCCCAccttgttgtttttgcagtctGCCACCGCCTTAAAGCCCAACGGTCCATTACCGAACTCATCACTGAAACATATCAGAGCTAAAGGAAATAACAGTGTTTAACTTAGTTTTTAGTATTGTCTAAACATTTTAGTATTGTCTAAAGGATTACTTACGCTCCGTGGTGAATTCAACTGTGATtactttttgatattttgtgtaCATTTCCTCTTCACAAGTGTAAACGATCTTGTCTGTACAGTCATGAGGGACTGTGATCTCAGCTGAGATTTTGTCAtcataaactaacaaaaacatgAACGTTTGGTTTGGGAGGAAGTTAAATATAATAGAGGTATGAACACAtttgcatccatccatccatccatccatccatccatccatccatccatccatccatccatccatcttacCTGTGTAATCTGATTCGATAAACTCTATCACATAGGGTCTGTTGACAGAGCACTCCAGTTTGATCTTATTGGAGAAATCACAGTTCATGATTCCTCTGACTGGTTTAACATGAATCAGTGGGATTGCTTTGGATATGaaggtttctttctgtttgaaaatgaacttAGTGCTTTTCAGTTTACATTCATAAAAgcctaaaaaataaagaaaaaaaaggtaggtaa is drawn from Xiphophorus hellerii strain 12219 chromosome 15, Xiphophorus_hellerii-4.1, whole genome shotgun sequence and contains these coding sequences:
- the LOC116734088 gene encoding adhesion G protein-coupled receptor F5-like; its protein translation is MASPNVAWFSFMLLVLCCRLDELGFRQSVSVVEEVTGTEAIILNVGGRRPVSMTTCCPTSLPSDGLQCQYEDGVAWKRDICNSTKTSSNSSSQICTHRYELHYDGRFCQPVTMMTVMPPTTTTEQNHKPLFQFLMPEINVRMAALTNATKAHSTKPTMARQSNFTPGRQTAKINSEEWTEGFMTSEDLTSPSKTTIAVKRDNFTINMPFQESFKDQTSRVYRDIHDAIEKQCQYYVSQHCRVQSLTLREGSTVAVYSLRAPAIDDDQVKRVKSAVFNELAAKNYPMEFVSEKKLQFNPRKVFLKESVTVICGPPPNTLNLGTQWDAEWTVNGAVIEPDETHSISNNYTEGKSTLTVSKFLRTDDGFYECKLKSTKFIFKQKETFISKAIPLIHVKPVRGIMNCDFSNKIKLECSVNRPYVIEFIESDYTVYDDKISAEITVPHDCTDKIVYTCEEEMYTKYQKVITVEFTTEPLICFSDEFGNGPLGFKAVADCKNNKVGEQTAVCKEDGKFGDLQDNCVLAPVYELLDQSEALNKFTLAAFLEQLRTVAVRHAKDITNCPATITSIVKIFNNVENITSFFGVKISQDSMKNILETAGVLTVEEAKDSWTFLNGDSNNETEESDDAEMKSVSSSLLNFFERMTTHLLNKPFSITTPHILLNKTTFTNTFNADFNSSVEIDILEADEGNQSVTVILFASMGNVLSTRHEYDHSYSQRVVLIQSEAKITNLSLIFRASDQNFYKSECIFWDFSLFEGLGGWSSNGCLSVFREDKLVSCNCNHTASFSVRSSFLLAYFINTTISLIAAVLSMIFLIICLIIEGVTLRRMSQNNPSYFHHVSIINIALSVLVTLIWFIIRLTMSLPDSAPACTVVMFLIHFSYLSPFFCMLASALLLLYRTLSVFEGGLSKRSTLAIGFSLGYGAPLIISTITIAAIAPSDQDIQENIICWSNWYKSNALLGIMIPAYMIVAVNFIILMVVISKILRRLGGNAVHAGEKHGLLAAVSLTLLTMFLGVTWSLEAVTVAPSSLMGIYFGLFVFQLLEVVFYFLY